One window from the genome of Nicotiana tomentosiformis chromosome 5, ASM39032v3, whole genome shotgun sequence encodes:
- the LOC138892013 gene encoding F-box/FBD/LRR-repeat protein At1g13570-like has protein sequence MAMTDSCKRLAVGGDKLDMLTDLPINVIHQIQDHMSIEDAAKLSVLSRAWRYVWASNPKLVFNAQFCTKRTPSDTRDIISTILFQHHGAIKTFLMDISIIHSSQHLVVDRWMLFLSRNGLVNLTLQNQNNGNAPYKLPSYVYGVGLERLVLSNCIFRPPCSFRAVFVSSIYMPQNFQYYLCIAVLPLN, from the exons ATGGCGATGACAGATAGCTGTAAGAGACTTGCAGTTGGAGGGGACAAACTCGATATGCTTACGGATCTTCCTATTAATGTCATACACCAGATTCAGGATCACATGTCCATTGAGGATGCTGCAAAATTGAGTGTTTTGTCTAGAGCATGGAGATATGTTTGGGCTTCAAACCCGAAACTCGTGTTTAATGCACAGTTTTGCACAAAGAGAACACCATCAGACACAAGAGACATCATTAGTACAATTCTGTTCCAACACCATGGAGCCATTAAGACGTTCCTCATGGATATATCGATAATACATTCTTCCCAACACTTAGTTGTCGATCGATGGATGCTATTTTTGTCAAGGAATGGTCTCGTGAATCTCACTCTTCAGAATCAAAACAATGGCAATGCTCCTTATAAATTGCCTTCATATGTGTATGGTGTGGGACTAGAACGTTTAGTCCTGTCGAACTGCATTTTCAGGCCACCATGCAGTTTTAGGG CGGTCTTCGTTTCTTCAATATACATGCCCCAGAACTTTCAATATTATCTTTGCATAGCTGTGCTACCCTTAAATTGA
- the LOC104118557 gene encoding F-box/FBD/LRR-repeat protein At1g13570-like — protein MWEAENTWNYIPRRSTQNRQDKAMNLTNFLSCWHNVSHLILGRYFLKVLASGTRAESLPTRLTNLRYLYFFDYNFDGEDQIFPLLRILRSCPSLKILQFLSSQGKKDDKKVDVNYFEEPDCTAQGFNNLQTLHINKFYGSRTELRFVRFILGSAPLLRKAILLVDSSINESQSLKISKELMRFPRASPKSEIVFEPWSKVQTRLVLRC, from the exons ATGTGGGAAGCTGAGAATACTTGGAATTACATTCCAAGAAGAAGTACCCAAAACAGACAAGATAAAGCGATGAATTTGACCAATTTTCTCAGCTGTTGGCATAATGTTAGTCATCTTATTTTGGGCAGATACTTCCTCAAG GTTTTAGCTTCTGGTACTAGAGCAGAGAGTCTTCCCACGCGCCTCACCAATTTGAGATATCTCTATTTTTTTGATTATAATTTTGATGGTGAAGATCAAATATTTCCCCTTCTAAGGATTCTTAGAAGTTGTCCCAGTTTGAAGATACTTCAATTTCTT TCTAGCCAGGGGAAGAAAGATGATAAGAAAGTGGATGTAAACTATTTTGAAGAACCAGACTGCACGGCACAAGGATTCAATAATCTTCAAACATTGCATATAAACAAATTCTATGGTTCAAGAACTGAATTGCGCTTTGTAAGGTTCATACTTGGCTCTGCCCCTTTACTCCGTAAGGCCATCCTTTTGGTAGATTCAAGTATTAATGAAAGCCAATCCTTGAAGATCTCAAAGGAGTTGATGCGGTTCCCTCGGGCATCTCCTAAATCGGAAATTGTATTCGAACCATGGTCAAAAGTACAAACTAGGCTAGTGCTACGTTGTTGA